The genomic segment ACTGATGGGGCCGATCGCGATCCCCTTCATGCTCGGCCTGCTGCGACCGTTCCGTAAGTCCGGGCCGACCGCCGCGCTCACCAGCTGGGCGATGGGTCTCCTGGCGTTCTACCTGCTCAACTACCCGGTCAACGACGCGATCGACGGCGGGGTGAACCTGGAGTACCAGATCTCGGTGCCGCTCGCGGTCTCGCTCGTCCTGTACATCGTCATCGGCTTCATCAAGCCGGAGGACACCCCGGAGCGGGACGCGCTGCTGGAGAAGATCAACACCGACGGTGGCGGCGACGGCGGTTCCGCCGCGGCGGCGGCCATCCCGGAGCCGGCCGAGCCGCAGGACACGGCGGCGGTCCCCGCCAACGACTGAGCCGGCGGCTACCAGACGTAAGGGCCGGTCCTCCGACGGGATCCTCCGACGGGACCGGCCCTTACGCGTTCGGGTAGCGCTCCAGCCAGGACGGTGACGACCCGGCCGGGCCGTGCAGCGCCGGGGCCTGCGTCATCTCCATCGCGAAGTCGTCGGCGAGCTGCAGGATCGTGCCGCGCCCCTCCAGCTCCGCTATCCACGACGGCGGCAGCGCCGTCTCGCCGTGCTGCGCGCCCAGCAGGTTGCCGCAGACCGAACCGGTCGAGTCGCTGTCCCCGCCGTGGTTCACCGCCAGCAGCAGACCGTGCCGGACGTCCTCGGCGACGAGCGCGCAGTACACGCCGATCGCCAGCGCCTCCTCCGCCGTCCAGCCCTCCCCCAGCGACTCCACGCGCTCCGGTGACGGCATCCCCTGCCGGACGGCGCCCAGCGCCCGCTGCAGGGCGTCCGTGGTCTCCTGGTGGTCAGGGCGCGAGCCGAGCAGCGCCAGCGCGTGCTGCACGGCACCGTCGAGCGCGTCCCCGCGCGCCAGTCCGTGCACGATGACGGCGAACGCGCCCGCGGCCAGCTGCCCGGTGGGATGGCCGTGGGTCTGCGCCGCGCACTCGACGGCGAGCTGGAACACCAGCCCCGGCTCCCAGCCGACCAGCAGCCCGAACGGCGCGGAGCGCATCACCGTGCCGCAGCCCTTGGAGCCGGGGTTCTTGGGATTCTCGACGGTGCCCATCCGGTCGTCGCCGAGCCCGTTCAGACACGCCCGGCCGGGCGCGCGGCGCGCGTACAGCCACTCCTCGCGCGCCAGCCACCCGGTGTCCTTGCGGCGCTCGTCGGGCCCCCAGTCGCTCTGGGTGGCCGCCCAGCGCAGATAGGCGCGGTGCACATCGGTGGGCGGATGCCAGGCGCCGCTGTCGCGGCGCACCTGGGCCCGTATCAAGCCTTCTGTGGTGAAAAGGGTCATCTGGGTGTCGTCGGTGACCGTGCCCCGGCGGCCGAACGCCGGCACGAAGTCCGTGACGCCGTCCGGGCCGTGCTCGGCCCGGATCGCCTTGAGCGAGTCGAACTCGATGCCCGCGCCCAGCGCGTCGCCGATGGCCCCGCCGAGCAGGCAGCCGCGTACGCGGCTGCGGAAATCCTGCTGCTGCGCCCGTCCCCAAACCGCCGTCAAAGCGAGCCCCTTCGGTCAGCAGCTGTCAGTCGCAGCACGATAGTCGACAATGCCGCTCACGTCCCGTGTGCCCGACGGCACAGGGGGTGCACCGGCCAGTGGCCCCGCGCACGCCCCCGAGGCCGTCGCACGCCCCCTGTCCATCCGCCGTCCGCCCCGCACCGCTACGCGTCGAGCACCGGCAGCAGCTCGGGCAGATGGCCGTCGGAGGCGAGGCCCGCCGCCCGGCGCTCCTCGGAGACCTCGCCGTACAGGGTGGTGCGCTGACGGGACGGCCGGCCGGCCGATTCCGCGATGGCGACCAGGTCCTGGATCGACCGGTAGGAACCGTAACTGGAGCCGGCCATCCGGGAGATGGTCTCCTCCATCAGCGTGCCGCCCAGGTCGTTCGCCCCGGAGCGCAGCATCTCCGCCGCGCCCTCCGCGCCCAGCTTGACCCAACTGGTCTGGATATTGGGGATATGGGTGTGCAGCAGCAGCCGGGCCATCGCCGTGACCGCGCGGTTGTCCCGCAGGGTCGGACCCGGGCGGGCGATACCGGCCAGGTAGACGGGCGCGTTGGTGTGGATGAAGGGCAGCGTCACGAACTCCGTGAAGCCGCCGGTCTCCTGCTGGATCTCGGCGAGCAGCCGCAGATGGCCCAGCCAGTGGTGCGGCTGGTCCACATGCCCGTACATCATCGTGGAGGACGAGCGCAGGCCCAGCGAGTGCGCGGCCTTCACCACCTCCACCCATGTCGCCGTCGGCAGCTTGCCCTTGGTGAGGACCCAGCGCACCTCGTCGTCCAGGATCTCGGCGGCCGTGCCGGGGATCGAGTCGAGCCCGGCCTCCTGGGCCGCCGCCAGCCAGTCGCGGATCGACATACCCGTACGCGTCGCCCCGTTGGCGACCTCCATCGGTGAGAAGGCGTGCACATGCATGCCCGGCACGCGCTCCTTCACCGCCCGCGCGATGTCGAAGTACGCGGTGCCCGGCAGGTCCGGGTGGATGCCGCCCTGCATGCACACCTCGGTCGCGCCGACCTCCCACGCCTGCTCGGCGCGGTCGGCGACCTGCGACAGGGACAGCGTGTACGCGTCCGCGTCGGTGCGGCGCTGCGCGAAGGCGCAGAAGCGGCAGCCGGTGTAGCAGACGTTGGTGAAGTTGATGTTCCTGGTGACGATGTACGTGACCTCGTCGCCGACCGTGTCGCGCCGCACGTCGTCCGCGATCCGGCACAGCGCGTCCAGCGCCGGGCCGTCCGCGTGCAGCAGCGCGAGCGCCTGCTCGTCGGTGAGCTTCGTCGGGTCGTCCGCGGCGGTCACGAGCGCGGACCGTACGTCCCCGTCGACCCGGTCAGGCACCATCCCGGGCGCCGCCTGCTCGCGCAGCGACTCCCAGTCCCCGTACACGTCGTCGAAGTCGTCCCTGCGGTCGCCGGTGCGCCCGGTGGTGTCGATCGTCGCGTGCAGGTCGGTGCGGCCGGTGGCGGTGAACGCCTCGTCCGGCTCCTGCCAGAGCAGCCCGACGGGCTTGGCGTTCTCGTCCGCCAGCGCCGTCCCGGGGTCCGCCAGGGCCCGGACGTGCGGCAGCAGCCGCGGGTCGAGCCACGGCTCGCCGCGCTGGATGAACTCGGGGTAGATCGTGAGCCGCTCGCGCAGCGTGAACCCGG from the Streptomyces sp. RKAG293 genome contains:
- a CDS encoding ADP-ribosylglycohydrolase family protein encodes the protein MTAVWGRAQQQDFRSRVRGCLLGGAIGDALGAGIEFDSLKAIRAEHGPDGVTDFVPAFGRRGTVTDDTQMTLFTTEGLIRAQVRRDSGAWHPPTDVHRAYLRWAATQSDWGPDERRKDTGWLAREEWLYARRAPGRACLNGLGDDRMGTVENPKNPGSKGCGTVMRSAPFGLLVGWEPGLVFQLAVECAAQTHGHPTGQLAAGAFAVIVHGLARGDALDGAVQHALALLGSRPDHQETTDALQRALGAVRQGMPSPERVESLGEGWTAEEALAIGVYCALVAEDVRHGLLLAVNHGGDSDSTGSVCGNLLGAQHGETALPPSWIAELEGRGTILQLADDFAMEMTQAPALHGPAGSSPSWLERYPNA
- a CDS encoding bifunctional FO biosynthesis protein CofGH, which encodes MTMSLSRPEEPTPTANGMRRALKRARDGVALDTAEAAVLLQARGDDLVDLSATAARVRDAGLETAGRPGVITYSRKVFIPLTRLCRDKCHYCTFVTVPGKLRRAGHGMFLSPDEVLDIARKGAEMGCKEALFTLGDRPEERWPEAREWLDAHGYDDTLAYVRAMSIRVLEETGLLPHLNPGVLSWQDLQRLKPVAPSMGMMLETTATRLWSEPGGPHYGSPDKDPAVRLRVLEDAGRSNVPFTTGILIGIGETYAERAESLFAIRKIARQYHGIQEVIIQNFRAKPDTAMRGMPDAELEELAAAIAVARLLLGPAARVQAPPNLVDGEYARFIDAGIDDWGGVSPLTPDHVNPERPWPNIDELAERTAAAGFTLRERLTIYPEFIQRGEPWLDPRLLPHVRALADPGTALADENAKPVGLLWQEPDEAFTATGRTDLHATIDTTGRTGDRRDDFDDVYGDWESLREQAAPGMVPDRVDGDVRSALVTAADDPTKLTDEQALALLHADGPALDALCRIADDVRRDTVGDEVTYIVTRNINFTNVCYTGCRFCAFAQRRTDADAYTLSLSQVADRAEQAWEVGATEVCMQGGIHPDLPGTAYFDIARAVKERVPGMHVHAFSPMEVANGATRTGMSIRDWLAAAQEAGLDSIPGTAAEILDDEVRWVLTKGKLPTATWVEVVKAAHSLGLRSSSTMMYGHVDQPHHWLGHLRLLAEIQQETGGFTEFVTLPFIHTNAPVYLAGIARPGPTLRDNRAVTAMARLLLHTHIPNIQTSWVKLGAEGAAEMLRSGANDLGGTLMEETISRMAGSSYGSYRSIQDLVAIAESAGRPSRQRTTLYGEVSEERRAAGLASDGHLPELLPVLDA